The window taattcctAGATGAATCCGCTGTTTGAACCGGTTCAATGAAATCAATAATGACTCTTTGACTAACTTATGACTAACTTACTTCGGTAGTAGCGACACCTATTGGcggtttaaatttaaattttatttctattaattctattaatctattaatttcaacgttctgtttttaaaatgcactaaaTCATTTACAGGATACCAAAGACTGCGTTTTTTTCAAGGTCTGAGTTTTTGTTTCTTGGTATCCTCTGTTAATTCgtatttatttgagtgtttattcaaCAGGAACAATGCAGGATAACATTACAGATGCTCTACACACAGACTTCTAGCCAATGGACAATTTTGCAGCCCCAGTCTATGGATAGgcttttgaaatacagtaaaataaaagtgtaaaatgacaagaacagtaattataacaaaaatctgaaaccgTATACAACCATAAATGTTCACAAtcctgcttttattttaactatttacattacatttacatttggcagacgctttacttacagtgcacttattacatggacaatccccctggagcgccacgtggagtaaagtgtcttgctcaaggacacactggtggtggatgctgggatcgaaccagcaaccttttggttaccagtcagtggtttaacccactagaccaccatcttcATAACTAGTAAATCGTTAGGCTGATCCATGGATTAATATCataatttgattaattgtgAACGTTTTAGGTTTATCTGTACCAAATTCTATAAGGGgtatgtaattttattaaaatattccaGCAATGgcttattttaacccagcagtgtgttctgtcaaatatttaatcatgggtcaaaaacaacccagcacgttttagtgtttatatatacactgctCAAAAAAATTAAGGGAATGCTTATCATCGCAGTATAACACCAGGTCAGTTAACCTTCAGGAATATCAATCAACCTGTGACTTAAGCATAAGTGATTTTGaaccatttttacagtttttggtgcaaataaaagtgacaacaggTATACTGGAGAGTCAACCGCAAGGGTGGTCTGGGGTGGACCATCCTTAGGGGGTCACACAGACCTCATGTGCTATGGGGATGAAATcctcagatgtgttttcagaccttATGCTGGTGCAGTGCAGGGTCCTCCTGGTGCATGATAATGCCCAACCACTTGTGACCAGAGTCTGTTGACAGTTTCTGGATGATGAAGGCATTGATGCCATTGACTGGCCCTCATGTTACCCAGACCTAAATCCAGTTGAGACCCTCTGTGATCTTGTATATCCGAAGCTGTCAAGTAACACCATAGACTGTCAAGGGGCTCACTTATACTCTGATCCAAATCCAAGTCACAGAGGAGATCCCCCAAGGCAAAAGATCTGACAACAGATCTGAGCATTTCATCCCCTTATAGTCCTCCACAGACAACCATTGCTGTTGCCTCTCTAGTGTATTATTGGTCCGCCCCTTAATTCTCCACCTCGTACTTTAAACTCCTTTATATGGGATCGTGGTGGGAAAACAAGAAGGAACATCGGGCTTTGCGAATTACCCATCGTGTGTTGGTAAACGGCGTGTGCTACAATCTGCTTTGCCGATTGCAAAACGTGATCGGGAAACAGTTTGCCAGAATATACCCTGACCCAACTCTACCTATGCGACTCCATCGAGCAAGGACACCGACAAATTGGGACAACATCCAATTTcgtaaaacacatgcaaatgtGATATAgtgattttatgtttattaatttcttcAAATGCATTATAGAATTGTTCAATGTTATTTTCTTGATATTTCTAATATTGcttgaatgtttatttgtgctttAGGTAAACGAAATGAGTAAGAGTGTTAATCcattgaattattttaatttggtttaCTAGAGTGATGACGTCATCGCACACTTCGGTATGTGGCGCGCGCCGGTGATGCACTACATTCAGAACcaatacactgttaaaaaagcAATCACTGCAGCgctctcttttattttattcttctttAATCCTTTTGTACTTCTTCTTCAGGTAACTGAAACACTTCGGTTTTGAGTAGTAACAGTGTTTAATGTAATACTGATGAGTTGTACGGATTGAAaggatgtcattttagtttagTGATAGTGTGTCATGTGTTAGCATTTCTGCGCACATGGTTAGCATGGATGCCTCGCGATTAGCGCGTTAGCCTGCTATACACGGGAGAGAAAGGCATTTATGTCAACATTGTTTGAATATAAGAGTTTATGATGTTGTTCCAGTTGTAGGAGTTATCTGAAACTTGCACATTTGGGTAATTAACTACTTCATGTTTGTGAATTGAGTTAGTTGCTATGCATTTCAATAGTTTTCATCAATcttgaaagtgactattgtaggaaATACATTGGTTAGACATGAGCATGTAATTAATATCTCAGCTGCATTATTGTCATCAATTTCATACTGTCATTTAGTGGGTTCgggtaaatatttattttgacaatGTGTTTTCTCTATGTAAAGAACAAGTGTCACTGTGTCAGTTGTAAATGCCACACGTCTCTAGTGTGATGAGACATGCTTGAAGTTACTTATATTTACAGCTAGTGTTATATGCACTGATAATGTAATGTACtgttatacatgtatgttttaattatttacccATTCAGAACCTATACACTGTTAAAGAAGCAATCACTGCAGCgctctcttttattttattcttctttAATCCTTTTGTACTTCTTCAGGGGTACTACACAAAGGCATCACAAAGAGTGGTAAGTTAATGCCATGTTTCAGAGTAAGCATTGCAGTTTGAGTATATAAGTATAGAAAGTAGGGCTTGCAGATAAGATTGATCGTATTTATATTGTCATTGCAATATGAACATGTTATATAAGGTTGGGCACCGAAACGTGCTTTTTAAAACGAGCCCTGGATCGAAGTTCGAACACTCAGGGGCAGGTGAACGTGAACGCGCACGCGCACACGCACAGTTTGGAGGGCTGATAAAAAATCCCTTAAAAAGTGGttcctttttttgtatttaattttggGGACACCACGTAATAAGTTGTAGAATGGGAACATATTCAAGTGCTTGCGGTTTATTTGTTACCTTTTCTTTTGGCAGGATAAAATTGTTActcttcaataaaaaaaaaagtgaagttACACTTCAGCTTGTTGAGTGCTCTGCCTACAGTACATAATTACCTTATTTTATCTGCTCTTTGATCATTGCAAACAAAATTATTATCTTAGAAGATATGCTTTCTCTTGCATCACAAATGATCAATGTACACCCGTAAACCTGGACAAATGCACGTTGTATGAAGACAACTTTTAATTCCTTTATTTCCAATGCTTTTTCACAAAAGTTTGGTTAGTCATCCTATTATTTAGATCCCTCATAACCTGTCTTTGACATTATTACCACTGAATCAAATTGAGGAAAGTACAAGATTAAAAATAGTCAACTAATATATAATCCTCTGATATGAATGTTTATACTACTTACTCAATATTGCGCCAAATATACAAGAACAAACACAGCAACAGCAGCTAATTAACAGCACTAGAGCTAATAGAATATATCCCAGTGTGGTGGTCCAGAAGGCAAACAGGTAGAGGGTCTTATTGCAGTAGAGGTCTCCAGCCAGGGTTTGGTTGTAGTTAGGAGGGTAAATAGAGTAAATCCACACACTccctgaaaaaaaatcattcctgtttaaaaacatgacacttCATTCTTTTTGAAAAGGCATGATCTTTTTTGAAAAAGCACAGGCATGATCTCCAAGCCATTTTACTTAACATGCATACACGCACCCAAATTTCAGGCACAAACAGTTTTGTTGATGGTATGTTACACATTCAGAACATtaaatttttaaaacaaaaatttcttgtgtattacaaaaacaatttgcaGAAGCTGTGAATGAACTATGAACACATTAAGTAACCTTTTCCACACATCCCACCCTTTCTTACCACAGATCACCCAGCagaaaatgaatgtagaaaccAGAGAATTCCAATAGCCACAGATATTGCGGAGCTTGTTAGGACCTTCCTCTTCGGTCTCTTTAGCACATGGCAGACAAGTCAACAAGCccaaaaatacagcaaatacCCCAGACACAAGCAAATATATGGGGATGTAGTGCTGTCGGGGACAGTCTTGGAGATATACTGCACCTGTGTTAATAAACATCATAACAACAGTGTAAATATAAGGCATAGAGAATAAACATATAATACGTTAGATCGATTACAACACACCTATGGCAATCTGAGCGATGGGAAAAGCCATGCAGAGTAATTTTGTaatcactgaaataaaaaataaggttaATTTTGAGTCAAAATTGAATGCAAAGATTTATAAGGTTTACAAGAGAACATACCAAGGCAAGCCACATTTGTTATCGGAGGAGACTTGACATAACCCCACATTTGTTTTGGATCCATGATGCCTGAAGAAAGAAACCGCATATAGAAATGCATGACCTGCTTTCTAAAGTATTTCTGACACAAAGCATTCCGTTTTTACAGCACATTCTGTACATATATTTAAGCTTTTAAGACACAGAGAGCAGAATCTTTAGGGTTATATTTAACCTGTATTGGGACACAAAATCATTGCTAAACCTGTGTAGAGtagatgtgtttaaatgttaatccAATTAAATATTGGTTTGAAATGGGCGTTTCATTATTTGTcctctttatttattcaattataaGTCATGATCtatgattattttatgtcattcacAAGCAGTGCAACAAAGTTCACCAATGCAACTTTGTaactctaaaaataaaaaaattaaattgttttgacATTATGGGTCCGTGTATCATCTGCTCATTTGATTATTCCATTCAAAACAACAAacgggaaaagaaaaaaaaaaaactttcgatatttcgttttttcctttttaattccTGCCCCTTTTTTTGGAAAACgatgtttttcttatttcaacTTGAAACGGGaaatccaataaataaataaaccaaatcgaaatttcatttttgggtgctttCGCAAGTCTTCTGCGCGTGCACGCTTTGCGTAATGCACAGCCGCCTACCGGGATCGCCTCTCagtaaatccttggtgttttcagtctgacgtcatcacgcaacTCTGTTTTTTAGCAAGTTTAACAATCATATGTTGTTTATAGGGTTAgagttaggttagggttagggtgaAGTACCGCATGCGATCTTGCGAAACTCGAAATGGATGCATTTACATATGCTTCGTTTGTACTTTTCACTCCCGTTAAAAGAGTCACACTGACAGAGGAGGACATCACGGTGGAAAatctcaaaaatataatattggacAATGCCTAACATTCACATACAATACTTTCCAGAGCTTATACAGTCGAAGGTTGTTAGCATTATTGCTTTTAATATGTGACATTTAAGTGAACAGTTACCCACAGCTTGTTAGCAGCAGCAAAGGTGTAAATCCATACATTACGGTTGTAATTTAGAAGTTATGTGATGCAAACAGCCCCTTCCCCCGTGTTCATTTTATGAACATGAACAGCTAAAGACATTGTAAATTATAACTGATGGAACGCAGTTGTGGAGCGTGATGCCGTGCTCAGATAACGCGCTTGCGCAAAGCTTGCGTGCGCAGAAGTCCCTGCGAAAATACCCCAAAATGGAAAAACAGTAATTCGGGCCGTTCTTTCGTtttgatttatgtatttattggatttcccgttttaaaatgaaattataagataaccatcgttttttttttattgtacatacaGAAAAACGGAAAAACGAAATATcgattctttttttcttttcccgtTTGTTGTATTGAATGTAATAATCAAATGATCAGATGATACATGGACCATTATGCATCAAATAAAACAGGGACAGAAATataacagtaaaacaaaaacaagtttttgtttgattaaacGTGCTTACCTGTTATTTTGGAGATAGATATCTGATTTACTTGACACACGCTGTGTGGCGAGAGAAACGAGACGTGCACAGAATTGCAAACAACCAACCCCGGAGTATGCTTTATCAAGCAAAAAAGCGTGAAAGGTGCAGTGGGGAAAGTGTCCAAACTCCTGGGTGCTCCTCTTCCGTGTGATGTGGTTTTGGTTGAGGTTTCCGTATCGGCAAAGGTGCTTGTGTCTGTTtaggagagaaaaaaacaggtAACGTCGTTAGTCTGCATTCCTACGAGACGCTGCTCTCCCCTGCATTCTCTGCCAGCGTGAGCACTTCCCATTATGAGCTGACGACCGGCAGGTGTGTGATCTCCTCTGTCTACCCGGCGACGCTAATTCTGCAAGGGGTGACTCGCCACAACGGTTACGGGGGATATGATGaaaacccagatgcaggcaggcAAAGGGAGaacatataatatttattaactgaaaacacaaaacaaaactcacgaaggggaaaaaaattaaagagtaacacactaaaataaacttgaaattaaACCACAGGATATGACACGATTGAAAGACGTGGGTAAATATACAGTGGCGCCACCAGGGGGTGGCCACGGCCGACTCCTGGCCACCCCACTGGCCAGTATACATATTAGTAGCATCAGTTATGCATTTCATCCCTAATGCACAGCCAGGCAGGCAAGCCGCTCTAGACCTTCGATCGCACACAGTCGTCTGCCACTCCCCCGCCACCTCCGTCCATGCCGCTGTTGCGCAGCTCAGCGCGTGCCCGTCGGtaaacaatttcaaaataagTTAAGAAAGAAGACGAACAAGACTACCGGTAAGTAAATaagtcaaaaatataatttggtaAAAGAAGACTGGGAATTACGTGTCGTGGCGTGCTTTTTAAGTGCCAAATAGTTACAGTATACTGTTACAGCAGCTTTGTGATGTGTCTTTGACCCGTTTTGACAAGTTACCTAGCTTACCAGCTGGTGCATGTATatgttatgtcatttttttttgcgTTTAAGCAATTTGGGTGTGCTGAGTGTAAAATCAAGAAGGGCTAGGGCCATAAATCTTGATGGCTTTGTGGATGTGATTGCCAAAAACATAGCAACAGGTGAATAAAGCTATTCTGAAGCCTGGTAATCAGAATCAGAGACCATTGATCCCTGTTTGGAAGTTCTTTTTGTAAcagtaataattatttttgttttacaataagcaaatatataa of the Triplophysa dalaica isolate WHDGS20190420 chromosome 1, ASM1584641v1, whole genome shotgun sequence genome contains:
- the LOC130417348 gene encoding transmembrane protein 272-like, with amino-acid sequence MDPKQMWGYVKSPPITNVACLVITKLLCMAFPIAQIAIGAVYLQDCPRQHYIPIYLLVSGVFAVFLGLLTCLPCAKETEEEGPNKLRNICGYWNSLVSTFIFCWVICGSVWIYSIYPPNYNQTLAGDLYCNKTLYLFAFWTTTLGYILLALYP